A genomic segment from Dechloromonas denitrificans encodes:
- a CDS encoding cupin domain-containing protein, translating into MPALTVFSATTPEPSYDRPRPERLLQGNPLRTTHEHFLAATGQVSAGIWQCEPGAWKIAFAPGKDEFFCVIEGRLRITDENGQASTFSAGEACVIPGGFTGSFEVLETVRKYYVLIENQR; encoded by the coding sequence ATGCCCGCCCTGACCGTTTTCTCTGCCACCACGCCGGAACCCAGCTACGATCGGCCACGGCCGGAGCGCCTGCTGCAAGGCAATCCGCTACGCACCACGCATGAACATTTCCTGGCTGCCACGGGGCAGGTATCCGCCGGCATCTGGCAATGCGAACCTGGTGCCTGGAAAATTGCCTTTGCTCCGGGCAAAGATGAATTTTTCTGCGTCATTGAGGGGCGTTTGCGAATCACCGATGAAAACGGGCAAGCCAGCACATTCTCGGCCGGTGAAGCCTGTGTCATTCCCGGCGGCTTCACAGGAAGCTTCGAAGTGCTTGAAACCGTCCGCAAATACTACGTTTTAATAGAAAACCAGCGATAA
- a CDS encoding N-acetylmuramoyl-L-alanine amidase family protein codes for MRFIYLLVLGLWAALTAQAGELPMIAIDVGHGVRDSGAISARGRSEFAFNQTFAAVLAEAVDQRRFPLRKVNFAGDIGSLVARPIQARDSAFFISIHHDSISEQYLKHWDWDGQETSYTDVKRGYGIFVSAQNPDLATSLRCASAMGSQLRRAGFVPTPWHGRKHLAADAENGVWYYDNLVVLYRTTLPAVLFEAGVIKHREEELELLDPERQARMADALATGIAACLSVREKSAPGSGRPQNVP; via the coding sequence ATGCGATTTATCTACTTACTGGTTTTGGGCCTTTGGGCGGCGTTGACCGCGCAAGCCGGCGAACTGCCGATGATTGCGATCGATGTCGGCCATGGCGTGCGCGACTCTGGCGCAATCAGTGCGCGCGGGCGCAGCGAGTTTGCTTTCAATCAGACATTTGCCGCGGTACTGGCCGAGGCTGTCGACCAGCGCAGATTTCCTTTGCGCAAGGTGAATTTTGCCGGGGATATCGGCAGTCTTGTCGCGCGTCCGATACAAGCCAGGGATAGCGCCTTCTTCATCTCGATCCATCATGACTCGATCAGCGAGCAATATCTCAAGCACTGGGATTGGGACGGGCAGGAAACCAGCTACACCGACGTGAAGCGTGGCTACGGCATTTTTGTTTCGGCCCAGAATCCCGATCTGGCAACCAGCTTGCGTTGCGCTTCGGCGATGGGCAGTCAGTTGCGGCGTGCGGGGTTTGTTCCGACGCCATGGCACGGCCGCAAACACCTGGCGGCAGATGCCGAAAATGGCGTGTGGTACTACGACAATCTTGTGGTGCTCTACCGCACAACGCTGCCGGCCGTACTGTTTGAAGCCGGCGTGATCAAGCACCGCGAAGAGGAACTCGAACTGCTCGATCCGGAACGTCAGGCGCGGATGGCCGATGCCCTGGCAACGGGGATCGCCGCTTGCCTGTCGGTCAGAGAAAAATCGGCTCCGGGGTCAGGTCGACCGCAAAACGTGCCCTGA
- the murB gene encoding UDP-N-acetylmuramate dehydrogenase — protein sequence MTIQHNVDLRAFNTLALPGQAAGYLKISDPAQLTAAMPGKERRFILGGGSNLVLTGNFDGLVLHMAIPGKRLLKEDADAWYIEAGAGENWHDFVQWTLQQGWPGLENLSLIPGTVGAAPIQNIGAYGLEAGDCLESLTAWDFEKQAFTTLDRDASRFAYRDSLFKQQGWHLSGRMAITAVVFRLAKAWQANTRYADITQELAVRQIANPTPQDIAQAVIAVRQRKLPDPAQIPNTGSFFHNPVVDREKADRLAAEHPTLPRYPQPDGWVKLAAGWLIEQAGWKGKRLGPVGMYEKQALVLVNHGGATGNDVKQTMAAVQSDVRARFAVDLTPEPIFL from the coding sequence ATGACCATCCAGCACAATGTCGACCTCCGCGCCTTCAACACCCTGGCCCTTCCCGGGCAGGCGGCCGGCTATCTGAAAATCAGCGATCCAGCCCAGTTGACCGCCGCAATGCCGGGCAAGGAACGGCGTTTCATACTCGGTGGTGGCAGCAACCTCGTCTTGACCGGCAACTTTGATGGCCTGGTGCTGCACATGGCCATCCCTGGCAAACGCCTGCTCAAGGAAGATGCCGATGCCTGGTACATCGAAGCCGGCGCCGGTGAAAACTGGCACGACTTCGTCCAGTGGACCTTGCAACAAGGCTGGCCCGGCCTGGAGAACCTGTCGCTGATTCCCGGCACGGTCGGTGCTGCGCCCATCCAGAATATTGGTGCCTACGGTCTGGAGGCCGGCGATTGTCTTGAGTCACTCACCGCCTGGGATTTCGAAAAACAGGCATTTACCACGCTCGACCGCGATGCCAGCCGTTTTGCCTATCGTGATAGCCTGTTCAAGCAACAAGGCTGGCATTTGAGTGGCCGAATGGCGATCACCGCCGTTGTTTTCCGTCTGGCTAAAGCCTGGCAAGCCAATACACGCTACGCCGACATCACCCAGGAACTGGCGGTCCGCCAGATTGCCAACCCGACGCCACAGGATATCGCCCAAGCGGTCATTGCCGTCCGCCAGCGCAAACTCCCCGACCCGGCCCAAATACCGAATACCGGTAGTTTTTTCCACAATCCGGTCGTTGACCGCGAAAAAGCTGATCGGCTTGCCGCCGAGCATCCCACCTTGCCGCGCTACCCGCAGCCCGATGGCTGGGTCAAGCTGGCGGCCGGCTGGCTGATCGAGCAGGCGGGCTGGAAAGGCAAGCGACTCGGCCCGGTCGGAATGTATGAAAAACAGGCGCTGGTGCTGGTCAATCACGGCGGCGCAACAGGTAACGATGTCAAACAGACCATGGCTGCCGTGCAGAGCGATGTCAGGGCACGTTTTGCGGTCGACCTGACCCCGGAGCCGATTTTTCTCTGA
- the metH gene encoding methionine synthase codes for MQSDRTAELSALLQQRLLVLDGAMGTMIQRHGLQEADYRGTRFADHAHDLKGNNDLLVLTRPDVIGGIHREYLEAGADILETCTFNSTAVSQADYKLEAIVYELNFEGAALARRLCDEFTAANPAKPRFVAGVLGPTSRTASISPDVNDPGYRNVTFDALVTDYVEAIRGLVEGGADILLVETVFDTLNAKAALFAIEQFFDNAGRRWPVMISGTITDASGRTLSGQTAEAFWNSLNHVKPLSFGLNCALGANELRQYVEELSRVCDCFVSAHPNAGLPNAFGGYDETPEMLADEIESWAKTGIVNIVGGCCGTSPDHIRVIAERVAAVNPRKVPEIEKKLRLSGLEPFNVGADSLYVNVGERTNVTGSKAFARMILEGRFDDALAVARQQVENGAQVIDINMDEAMLDSLAAMDKFLKLIASEPDISRVPIMIDSSKWEVIEAGLKCIQGKGIVNSISMKEGEAKFLEQAKLARRYGAAVIVMAFDEKGQADTFARKTEISKRAYELLLSIGFPAEDIIFDPNIFAIATGIPEHDNYAVDFIESVRWIKQNLPHAHISGGVSNVSFSFRGNDPVREAIHTVFLYHAIQNGMTMGIVNAGMLGVYDDLELELRNKVEDVVLNRHPGAGEALVDFAQTVKEGKAKDSGPDLSWREQSVEKRLEHALIKGITDFVVADTEEVRAQLEAAGKPPLAVIEGPLMAGMNHVGDLFGAGKMFLPQVVKSARVMKQAVAHLLPYIEAEKSRTGLGSKGKILMATVKGDVHDIGKNIVGVVLGCNGYDVVDLGVMVSCDNILKAALEHRVDIIGLSGLITPSLEEMAHVASEMQRLNMKQPLLIGGATTSRAHTAIKIAPNTEGAVVYVPDASRAVGVATKLLSTDQRDGYMAEIVAEYETVRAEHAGRKGATLVTLAEARANRFTWNEVHTPVTPKQPGRHSLNIDLDKLVPYIDWSPFFQSWDLAGRYPAILQNELVGETARQLFADAQAMLGKIVAERWLTAKAVFGLYPARGENEDIVLYTDESRSEELARWVGLRQQHKQPKGRFNVALADFVGQNDYAGAFAVTAGLGIDEHVAAFEKANDDYSAIMLKSLADRLAEAAAEWLHAEVRTHYWGYSTDEKLDNDALINEQYQGIRPAPGYPACPDHTAKRTLFALLDAPANAGMHLTESCAMTPAAAVSGFYIGHPAASYFAIPKIGRDQLDDWTERKGMTQKDAEYWLAPLL; via the coding sequence ATGCAATCCGACCGTACCGCCGAACTATCCGCCCTGCTCCAGCAACGCCTGCTCGTCCTCGACGGCGCCATGGGCACCATGATCCAGCGCCACGGGTTGCAGGAAGCCGACTACCGCGGCACGCGGTTTGCCGATCACGCGCACGACCTCAAGGGCAATAACGACCTGCTGGTCCTGACCCGGCCGGACGTGATTGGCGGCATTCACCGCGAATACCTCGAAGCCGGTGCCGACATTCTCGAAACCTGCACCTTCAATTCGACCGCCGTCTCGCAAGCCGACTACAAGCTTGAAGCCATCGTCTACGAACTGAATTTTGAAGGCGCCGCGCTGGCCCGCCGGCTGTGCGACGAATTCACCGCCGCCAACCCGGCCAAGCCGCGTTTCGTCGCCGGCGTCCTCGGCCCGACCAGCCGCACCGCCTCGATCTCGCCGGACGTCAATGATCCGGGCTACCGCAATGTCACCTTCGATGCGCTGGTCACCGACTACGTCGAAGCGATCAGGGGCCTGGTTGAAGGCGGCGCCGACATCCTGCTCGTCGAAACCGTCTTCGACACGTTGAATGCCAAGGCGGCGCTGTTCGCCATCGAGCAATTCTTCGACAACGCCGGCCGCCGCTGGCCGGTGATGATTTCCGGCACGATTACAGATGCTTCCGGCCGCACCCTCTCCGGCCAGACGGCCGAAGCTTTCTGGAATTCACTGAACCACGTCAAGCCGCTCTCCTTCGGCCTGAACTGCGCACTGGGCGCCAACGAACTGCGCCAGTACGTCGAGGAACTTTCCCGCGTTTGCGACTGCTTCGTCTCGGCCCACCCGAATGCCGGCCTGCCGAATGCCTTCGGCGGCTACGACGAAACGCCCGAAATGTTGGCCGACGAGATCGAAAGCTGGGCCAAGACAGGCATCGTCAATATCGTCGGCGGCTGCTGCGGCACCTCGCCGGATCACATTCGCGTCATCGCCGAGCGTGTTGCTGCGGTCAACCCGCGAAAAGTGCCGGAAATCGAGAAGAAGCTGCGTCTCTCCGGCCTTGAACCGTTCAATGTCGGCGCCGATTCCCTTTACGTGAATGTCGGCGAGCGGACCAACGTTACCGGCTCGAAAGCCTTCGCCCGGATGATCCTCGAAGGCCGCTTCGACGATGCACTGGCCGTCGCCCGCCAACAGGTCGAGAACGGCGCCCAAGTGATCGACATCAACATGGACGAGGCGATGCTCGATTCGCTCGCCGCGATGGACAAGTTCCTCAAGTTGATCGCCTCCGAGCCGGATATTTCGCGTGTGCCGATCATGATCGACTCGTCGAAATGGGAAGTCATCGAGGCCGGCCTGAAGTGCATCCAGGGCAAGGGCATCGTCAATTCCATCTCGATGAAGGAAGGCGAAGCCAAGTTCCTTGAGCAGGCCAAGCTGGCCCGCCGCTACGGCGCTGCAGTGATCGTCATGGCCTTCGACGAAAAGGGCCAGGCCGACACCTTCGCCCGCAAGACCGAGATTTCCAAGCGCGCCTACGAACTGTTGCTGAGCATCGGCTTCCCGGCCGAAGACATCATCTTCGACCCAAATATTTTCGCCATCGCCACCGGTATTCCGGAACACGACAACTACGCCGTCGATTTCATCGAATCGGTCCGCTGGATCAAGCAAAACCTGCCGCACGCCCACATTTCAGGCGGCGTTTCCAACGTGTCGTTCAGCTTCCGTGGCAACGATCCGGTGCGTGAAGCGATCCACACCGTTTTCCTTTACCACGCCATCCAGAACGGTATGACCATGGGCATCGTCAATGCCGGCATGCTCGGTGTGTACGACGATCTTGAGCTGGAACTGCGCAACAAGGTCGAGGACGTCGTCTTGAACCGCCATCCGGGCGCCGGCGAGGCGCTGGTCGATTTCGCCCAGACCGTCAAGGAAGGCAAGGCCAAGGACAGCGGCCCGGATCTTTCGTGGCGCGAACAGTCGGTCGAAAAGCGCCTGGAACACGCCCTCATTAAAGGCATCACCGATTTCGTCGTGGCCGATACGGAAGAGGTGCGCGCCCAGCTCGAAGCCGCCGGCAAGCCGCCGCTCGCCGTCATCGAAGGCCCGCTGATGGCCGGCATGAACCATGTCGGCGACCTGTTCGGCGCCGGCAAGATGTTCCTGCCGCAGGTCGTCAAGTCGGCCCGCGTCATGAAACAGGCAGTCGCCCACCTGCTGCCCTACATCGAGGCGGAAAAGAGCCGCACCGGCCTCGGCTCCAAGGGCAAGATCCTGATGGCTACCGTTAAAGGCGACGTGCACGACATCGGCAAGAACATCGTCGGCGTCGTCCTCGGCTGCAATGGCTACGACGTCGTCGACCTCGGCGTCATGGTCTCCTGCGACAACATCCTGAAGGCGGCCCTCGAACACCGTGTCGATATCATCGGTCTGTCCGGCCTGATCACCCCGTCGCTCGAGGAAATGGCCCACGTCGCCAGCGAAATGCAGCGCCTGAACATGAAGCAGCCGCTGCTGATCGGCGGCGCGACGACCAGCCGCGCCCATACCGCGATCAAGATCGCCCCCAATACCGAAGGTGCCGTGGTCTACGTGCCCGATGCCTCGCGCGCCGTCGGCGTCGCCACCAAGCTGCTGTCCACCGACCAGCGCGATGGCTACATGGCCGAAATCGTTGCCGAGTACGAAACCGTGCGCGCCGAGCATGCCGGCCGCAAGGGCGCCACATTGGTCACGCTGGCCGAAGCCCGGGCCAACCGTTTCACGTGGAACGAGGTTCATACCCCGGTTACTCCGAAGCAGCCGGGCCGTCATTCGCTGAACATCGATCTCGACAAACTGGTGCCGTATATCGATTGGTCGCCCTTCTTCCAAAGCTGGGATCTGGCGGGTCGCTATCCAGCCATTCTGCAGAACGAGCTTGTCGGTGAAACGGCTCGCCAGCTTTTTGCCGATGCCCAAGCCATGCTGGGCAAAATCGTCGCCGAACGATGGTTGACCGCGAAAGCCGTGTTCGGCCTCTATCCGGCACGTGGCGAGAACGAGGACATCGTGCTCTACACCGACGAGTCGCGCAGCGAAGAACTGGCGCGTTGGGTCGGTTTGCGCCAGCAACACAAACAGCCGAAGGGACGCTTCAATGTCGCGCTGGCCGATTTCGTCGGCCAAAATGACTATGCCGGCGCCTTTGCCGTGACGGCTGGCCTGGGGATCGACGAACACGTCGCAGCATTCGAAAAAGCCAATGACGACTATTCGGCAATCATGCTCAAATCTCTCGCCGACCGTCTGGCCGAAGCCGCTGCTGAATGGCTCCACGCTGAAGTACGCACTCACTACTGGGGCTATTCGACGGATGAAAAGCTGGATAACGATGCGCTGATCAACGAGCAATACCAGGGCATCCGCCCGGCCCCCGGTTATCCGGCCTGCCCGGATCACACGGCCAAGCGCACCCTGTTTGCCTTGCTCGACGCTCCCGCCAACGCCGGCATGCATCTCACCGAATCCTGCGCGATGACGCCTGCAGCGGCCGTTTCCGGCTTCTACATCGGACACCCGGCAGCCAGCTACTTTGCCATTCCGAAAATCGGCCGTGACCAGCTCGACGATTGGACTGAGCGCAAAGGCATGACGCAGAAGGATGCCGAATACTGGCTGGCCCCCCTGCTTTGA
- a CDS encoding outer membrane protein assembly factor BamE, whose product MQLRHWISNALGALLAACLPACDMVNLPNIKPGITSASEVRSRMGNPGFEFSNPDGSVTWEYSRQPSGVHCYMITIGGDQIVRAIEQVLTETNFARVRDGMSRDEIRRLLGAPASKIVFDNLGEDIWEWRVEGTPSTEETYFMVHFDLKTGGVRKTAKRVAMKG is encoded by the coding sequence ATGCAACTACGTCACTGGATCAGCAACGCCCTCGGGGCCTTGCTTGCCGCCTGCCTGCCAGCCTGCGACATGGTCAATCTGCCGAACATCAAACCCGGCATCACCAGCGCCAGCGAAGTCCGCTCGCGCATGGGCAATCCCGGCTTCGAATTCAGCAACCCGGATGGCAGCGTCACCTGGGAATACAGCCGCCAGCCAAGCGGGGTGCATTGCTACATGATCACCATCGGTGGCGACCAGATCGTCCGGGCTATCGAACAGGTTCTGACCGAGACCAACTTTGCCCGCGTGCGCGATGGCATGAGTCGCGATGAAATCCGCCGCCTGCTCGGCGCGCCGGCCAGCAAAATTGTCTTCGACAACCTGGGCGAAGACATCTGGGAATGGCGCGTCGAAGGCACGCCATCGACAGAAGAAACCTATTTCATGGTGCATTTTGACCTGAAGACCGGCGGCGTTCGCAAGACCGCCAAGCGCGTGGCGATGAAAGGCTAA
- a CDS encoding rhodanese-like domain-containing protein, translating into MHSLDPTAAYALLGLQPEAVLLDCRTEIEHMYVGHPVGAEHVAWQEGPDWEIDPAFADKVRRLVKGDLSRPVLIICRSGTRSLDAGLALEAAGFTQVINVLEGFEGPLDDDFHRGTLGGWRFRGLPWQQS; encoded by the coding sequence ATGCACAGCCTCGATCCCACCGCCGCTTACGCCTTGCTTGGCTTGCAGCCTGAAGCCGTTCTGCTTGATTGCCGGACGGAAATTGAGCACATGTATGTCGGTCATCCGGTTGGGGCCGAACATGTTGCCTGGCAGGAAGGGCCGGATTGGGAAATCGACCCGGCGTTTGCCGACAAGGTCCGGCGGCTGGTCAAGGGGGATCTGTCTCGTCCGGTGCTGATCATTTGCCGGAGCGGTACGCGCTCGCTCGATGCCGGCCTGGCGCTCGAAGCGGCGGGTTTTACCCAGGTGATCAATGTGCTGGAAGGGTTCGAGGGGCCGCTTGACGACGATTTCCATCGCGGCACGCTGGGTGGCTGGCGTTTTCGCGGTCTACCCTGGCAACAGTCGTGA
- a CDS encoding multidrug effflux MFS transporter, producing the protein MTEPKAAPRGIALLLAALSALGPFSIDTYLPSFHDIADKLGATQLEVQQTLSAYLLAFAVMTLWHGAISDRFGRRRVILIALALFGIASAGCVFATCIEHLWFWRAMQGVTAGAGIVISRAIVRDLFDGPAAQRLMSQITMMFALAPAIAPVIGGWLQTFFGWRSIFAFLVLSTAALWLACWKLLPETLAPEKRQSLRPGYLGRTYWKVFTSPAFLFACAALSLNFVGFFIYVLSAPVFLMQHLGIAETGFLWLFGPAMCGLMSGSWLSGRLAGKRSLSGTIALGYGVMASAATINLVLNLVLPPALPWSVLPLFIYTLGMALAMPCLTILALDPFPDQRGLAASCQTFFQSGFNSLAAGLIAPLLWGSTLTLALGMGGMLLLGGLAALAHQKSRLLPG; encoded by the coding sequence ATGACTGAACCCAAAGCCGCGCCGCGCGGCATTGCGCTGCTGCTTGCCGCGCTCTCGGCCCTCGGGCCATTCTCGATCGACACTTACCTGCCGTCTTTCCACGACATCGCCGACAAACTCGGGGCGACGCAGCTTGAAGTCCAGCAGACGCTCTCCGCTTATTTGCTGGCCTTTGCGGTAATGACGCTATGGCATGGCGCCATTTCAGACCGCTTTGGCCGACGCCGGGTCATTCTGATCGCCCTCGCGCTGTTCGGCATTGCTTCGGCCGGCTGCGTCTTTGCGACCTGCATCGAACATCTCTGGTTCTGGCGTGCCATGCAGGGCGTGACCGCCGGAGCCGGCATCGTCATCAGCCGGGCGATTGTCCGCGATCTTTTCGATGGCCCGGCCGCCCAGCGCCTGATGTCACAAATCACCATGATGTTTGCCCTCGCCCCGGCCATTGCCCCCGTCATCGGCGGCTGGCTGCAAACCTTTTTTGGCTGGCGTTCGATTTTTGCCTTTCTTGTCCTGTCGACCGCAGCACTCTGGTTGGCCTGCTGGAAACTGCTGCCGGAAACCCTGGCGCCGGAAAAACGCCAGTCGCTACGCCCCGGCTACCTTGGCCGCACTTACTGGAAGGTATTTACCTCACCGGCCTTTCTCTTTGCCTGCGCCGCCCTGTCGCTGAATTTTGTCGGGTTCTTCATTTACGTCCTGTCGGCCCCGGTTTTCCTGATGCAGCATCTGGGCATCGCTGAAACCGGCTTCCTGTGGCTGTTCGGACCGGCCATGTGCGGACTGATGAGCGGCTCGTGGCTCTCCGGTCGACTGGCCGGAAAGCGATCCCTGAGCGGAACCATCGCACTCGGCTACGGCGTAATGGCCAGCGCCGCGACAATCAACCTCGTGTTGAATCTGGTATTGCCACCAGCCTTGCCATGGAGTGTGCTGCCGCTTTTTATTTACACCCTGGGCATGGCTTTGGCGATGCCCTGCCTGACCATCCTGGCGCTTGACCCTTTTCCCGATCAGCGCGGGCTGGCGGCGTCCTGCCAGACTTTTTTCCAGTCCGGATTCAACAGCCTGGCCGCCGGCCTGATCGCCCCGCTTCTCTGGGGATCAACCTTGACGCTGGCACTCGGCATGGGGGGCATGCTGCTGCTCGGCGGACTGGCCGCACTGGCGCACCAGAAATCACGACTGTTGCCAGGGTAG
- a CDS encoding YifB family Mg chelatase-like AAA ATPase codes for MALAVAHSRGLDGLNAPPVIVEVHLASGLPSFALVGLPDTEVKEARDRVRAAIVNSGFEFPGKRITVNLAPADLPKESGRFDLPIALGILAASGQIPARALADYEFAGELSLSGELRPVRGALAMALQTGQGKAFILPESSAHEAALTGSDHIFAARSLLEVCAHLGGQQALPRAVAVDDRKAPVFPDLSEVRGQTQAKRVLEIAAAGNHSLLMIGPPGSGKSMLAARLPGLMPALDPDAARSSAAVLSLTGLFRPENFGVRPYRQPHHTASAVALVGGGNPPRPGEISLAHQGVLFLDELVEFDRKVLETLREPLESGRVHIARAARHAEFPAEFQLIGAMNPCPCGFHGDSQGKCRCTPDQIARYRGKLSGPFLDRIDLLIEVPALPADTLAEQAAGEASATVRARVETAQARQRARQHKPNARLSAAEVDQCCSPDEAGKQLLKQATTRLNLSARAWHRILKVARTIADLAASQDITAAHIAEAIQYRRLAHD; via the coding sequence ATGGCGCTAGCCGTCGCTCACAGCCGAGGGCTTGACGGTCTCAACGCCCCGCCGGTCATCGTCGAGGTTCATCTGGCCAGTGGCCTGCCCAGTTTTGCACTGGTCGGTCTGCCGGATACCGAAGTCAAGGAAGCGCGCGACCGCGTGCGCGCAGCCATCGTCAATTCCGGCTTTGAATTCCCGGGCAAGCGCATCACGGTCAACCTTGCCCCGGCCGATTTACCGAAAGAGTCGGGCCGTTTCGATCTGCCGATCGCCCTCGGTATCCTTGCTGCCAGCGGCCAGATTCCGGCCCGCGCACTGGCTGATTACGAATTTGCCGGCGAACTGTCTCTTTCCGGTGAATTACGTCCGGTTCGCGGCGCACTGGCCATGGCGCTCCAGACAGGCCAGGGCAAGGCCTTCATCCTGCCCGAAAGCAGCGCCCACGAAGCCGCCCTGACCGGGAGCGATCATATTTTTGCTGCCCGCTCCCTGCTTGAAGTCTGCGCACACCTGGGCGGCCAGCAGGCTTTGCCCCGAGCTGTCGCGGTCGACGACAGAAAAGCGCCTGTTTTCCCCGATTTGAGTGAAGTACGCGGTCAGACACAAGCCAAACGTGTGCTGGAAATCGCTGCCGCTGGAAATCACTCGCTACTGATGATCGGTCCGCCTGGCTCAGGAAAATCGATGCTTGCGGCCCGCCTGCCCGGCCTGATGCCGGCCCTCGATCCCGATGCGGCCCGCAGTTCGGCAGCCGTGCTGTCCCTCACCGGCCTGTTTCGACCAGAAAATTTCGGCGTCCGCCCCTATCGCCAGCCCCATCACACGGCATCTGCTGTTGCGCTGGTTGGCGGCGGCAACCCACCTCGCCCGGGTGAAATCAGCCTGGCGCATCAGGGCGTGCTTTTTCTCGACGAATTGGTCGAATTTGATCGCAAGGTCCTCGAAACCCTGCGCGAACCGCTTGAGTCCGGCCGGGTGCACATTGCTCGTGCCGCCCGGCATGCTGAATTCCCTGCCGAGTTTCAGCTGATCGGGGCAATGAATCCGTGTCCATGCGGCTTCCACGGTGACAGCCAGGGAAAATGCCGGTGCACTCCCGACCAGATCGCCCGTTACCGCGGCAAGCTTTCCGGCCCGTTTCTCGACCGCATCGATCTGCTCATCGAAGTCCCCGCCCTGCCGGCCGACACGCTGGCCGAACAAGCCGCAGGAGAAGCATCGGCGACAGTTCGGGCGCGCGTTGAAACAGCGCAGGCCCGACAACGGGCTCGCCAGCACAAACCGAATGCCCGCCTGAGTGCGGCTGAAGTCGATCAGTGCTGCAGTCCCGATGAAGCCGGAAAACAGCTCCTCAAACAAGCTACCACCCGGCTCAATCTGTCGGCCCGCGCCTGGCACCGCATTCTCAAGGTTGCACGCACCATCGCCGATCTGGCCGCCAGCCAGGACATCACCGCCGCGCATATTGCCGAAGCCATCCAGTACCGCCGCCTTGCCCATGACTGA
- a CDS encoding accessory factor UbiK family protein translates to MLDPKTMEEIGAKMSALLASSPAKDIERNAKAVMSGMFSKLDLVTREEFDIQAQVLARTREKLKQLEARVEALEKARSGE, encoded by the coding sequence ATGCTCGACCCCAAAACCATGGAAGAAATCGGCGCCAAGATGAGCGCCCTGCTGGCCAGCTCACCTGCCAAGGACATCGAAAGAAACGCCAAGGCCGTCATGAGCGGCATGTTTTCCAAGCTTGATCTGGTCACCCGCGAAGAGTTTGATATCCAGGCTCAGGTGCTGGCCCGCACCCGCGAGAAGCTCAAACAACTCGAAGCCCGTGTCGAGGCCCTGGAAAAAGCCCGCTCGGGCGAGTAA
- a CDS encoding TorF family putative porin encodes MKKSLIALALVSAFAVPAFAEDAAPAPALTANVGVVSDYVFRGISQSQHQPALQAGVDYAHSSGLYIGAWGSSIEWTDRKDLQVQKGNRVELDLYGGYKGAIGDFGYDVGAIRYFYPGQFQGAAGVTANTTEAYIGGSWKIVSLKYNHVVSNSIFNWGGTAADAKTQGSNYTDLTVTYPVDETFNLIAHLGRQNIKNYGAASYTDWKLGATKDVGFGVVGLAYTDTTAKGKSGEAYNWATKDASKGVLAASFTKTF; translated from the coding sequence ATGAAGAAATCACTGATTGCCCTGGCTCTGGTTAGTGCCTTTGCTGTTCCGGCCTTCGCCGAAGATGCTGCCCCGGCTCCGGCCCTGACCGCCAATGTTGGCGTCGTTTCCGACTACGTTTTCCGCGGTATCAGCCAGAGCCAGCACCAGCCAGCCCTGCAAGCCGGTGTCGACTATGCCCATTCGAGCGGCCTGTATATCGGCGCCTGGGGTTCTTCGATTGAATGGACCGACCGCAAGGATCTCCAGGTTCAGAAGGGTAACCGTGTCGAGCTCGACCTTTACGGCGGCTACAAGGGTGCTATCGGTGATTTCGGTTATGACGTCGGTGCCATTCGTTACTTCTACCCCGGTCAGTTCCAGGGCGCCGCTGGTGTGACGGCAAACACGACCGAAGCATATATCGGTGGTAGCTGGAAGATCGTCAGCCTGAAGTACAACCACGTTGTTTCCAACAGCATTTTCAACTGGGGTGGTACTGCGGCCGATGCGAAGACGCAAGGTTCCAACTACACCGACCTGACGGTGACCTACCCGGTTGATGAAACATTCAACCTGATCGCTCACCTCGGTCGTCAGAACATCAAGAACTACGGTGCTGCTTCCTATACCGACTGGAAGCTGGGCGCTACCAAGGATGTTGGTTTCGGTGTCGTGGGTCTGGCTTACACCGATACCACGGCCAAGGGTAAATCCGGTGAAGCCTACAACTGGGCAACCAAGGATGCATCCAAGGGCGTTCTGGCAGCGTCTTTCACCAAAACTTTTTAA